A portion of the Peptococcaceae bacterium genome contains these proteins:
- a CDS encoding cupin domain-containing protein, whose protein sequence is MIVKKEQAIHREVVPGVFQTHYIDKSSGAGGVSMGVVTLQPGAGLKPHTHKVEDAMIIIEGKGLFILGDREYPIEEGMAVMAPAGTPHGLRNNGDKPLRIVYTWPAVEVERYFI, encoded by the coding sequence ATGATTGTAAAGAAAGAACAAGCAATACACAGAGAGGTTGTCCCCGGTGTTTTTCAAACCCATTACATCGATAAAAGCAGCGGGGCCGGGGGCGTATCCATGGGCGTGGTTACGCTGCAGCCGGGGGCCGGTTTGAAACCGCACACCCACAAGGTTGAAGATGCCATGATTATAATCGAGGGAAAAGGGCTGTTTATCCTCGGCGACAGGGAATACCCAATCGAGGAAGGCATGGCGGTCATGGCTCCGGCCGGAACGCCCCATGGGCTCAGGAACAACGGGGACAAACCCCTGCGCATAGTTTATACCTGGCCTGCGGTGGAAGTGGAAAGGTATTTTATTTAA
- a CDS encoding 2Fe-2S iron-sulfur cluster-binding protein has protein sequence MSDGWKEITITVVRQKPGEEQQRLESYRIPYQRGMSVLDALDSIRRLYDPSLAYNHSCRHGKSCRLCVAEINGRVSFMCDVPAADGMVVKPVKNKKVARDLIAWGKKE, from the coding sequence ATGAGCGACGGATGGAAAGAGATAACGATTACGGTGGTCAGGCAGAAACCTGGGGAAGAGCAGCAGCGGTTGGAATCGTATAGGATACCTTACCAGCGAGGCATGAGCGTGCTGGATGCGCTTGATTCCATCAGAAGGCTTTACGACCCCTCTCTCGCCTATAACCATTCTTGCAGGCACGGCAAATCGTGCCGGCTCTGTGTGGCCGAGATAAACGGCAGGGTGTCGTTTATGTGCGACGTTCCCGCTGCTGACGGCATGGTGGTAAAGCCGGTCAAGAATAAAAAAGTCGCCAGGGACCTGATCGCTTGGGGAAAAAAGGAATAG